The genomic region ttccccatccctctgcctggctctcctccatccccacGTGGTCCCACAGGTTTGTTTGCACAGGGCTGATGACGCCAGCTCAAACACCTTGAtgctcctgccccactgctcctgccctgggcttGACtcatcctcctgctccccttcctGCAAGGCTTGGCTGTGGACAGAAACACCTGCCATCTCCCCCAGAGCTTTTCACCTGCCTGCTCTCCATCGATGCTTCCCATGGGGTCCTTCTGTGCTGTGGCACTGTGGCActgtgggatggggatggggacagggacgggcACAGGGatggtgctggtgctggaagGTGCTTTCCAGCACAAGCCACCTGGCACAGCCTGACTCACCGCCCTGGGATGGGTCATGGTTTCAGCTTCACCCTCCTGGGGCGCAGTCCTGGCTCCCCTCCTGGGTGACGATGGGGACAGCGGGATAGGGGAAACCTGCGCCGAGGGAGTTGGCAGAGGTTGAGCCACCCCAGGGTAGTAGTGGCATGGGGCACCTTTCTCTTGGGGCACCAgcatggggctgctggggtggtggggctgtgctgggggccaGTAGGGCTGGCCAAGAGCAGGTGGGACCCAATGGGGGACTAAGGTGGGTGGCTGGCGCCTCTCTGCCCACCATATACTATGCTAGGAGGAGCCACTCGCCCCCTCCAATGCCCCAGTTTGGGGGCCCTCGGCCCCTGCCACTTCCCACGCTGGCTCATTAGCAAGTTCAGAACAAGGAAACCCGTTAACGGCACGAAGTGACTGCAGGCTGCGGGCGCGCGGAGCCGGAGCCGAGCCCAAACCCTCATGCAGAGCaggaactgctgctttttcccttccctttgaactttcccagctgcctggagctgcGGTTCCCCTGAGCACGGACCGGGGCAGCGGGGCACAGCAGGGTGCAGCACCCgtaacccccccccccccccccccgctgccgtgccaaccccctccccaggctcagcCCATCCATGCTGGCTTCAGGGCAGCACCCGGGCTCAGGGCATCACTCTGACACGCCTGGCTCTTGCATAGGGATGGGTCATCggagttttggttttgccagGCTCTCGGTCACACCATCCCCAGGGGAAcgggtggggagggggtgctgcCAGGGCCCAGCAAGTGCCAGGCCGGGGTGAAGCAGCGTGCCGGGAGGTGGCCCGCACGCCCCCGTGACTCAGCCTGCCCCGGCGGAGGCAGAGGTGAGGTAGCGATACCGGAGCTAAAAAAAACCCGGCCGAGCTCTGGGGAGAGGAAATTTCTCATTAGCCAGAAATGTGTGGCTGAACCTGTCTGACacccggccgcccccggccccacGGTGATGCTGGCCCTGGCTTCGAGGGAGATCAAAGCAGGAGTAGGGAGCAGGGCAATAAGGGggctcagcagctggctgggcgGTGGGcatggagggagcagggggcaggggcaggggtcTCCCCATTTCCCCTGAGCACTGCTCTGGGAGAAGCCAGACTGGGGTGGCAGGAGGCGAGCAGTGGtgcaggtgctgctgtgtggggCGCCGATGCTGCCatgtggggtgcaggcagcgGCACCCACTGCAGGGGTCTGCACTGACTGGCcgcacagggatggggatgggcaGGGATGGTGGCCAGTGAAACCCGGGcgaggcaggctggcagggaccagGGTGTCTCTACCTATCGCTGCCAGCCGTGCAGAAGCTCCTTTGCTCCccttttccaaagcagccaACACttccagccagggcagctcGCAGCAGATGAgatgcagcccccagccccagccctacCAGCAAGGTCACTACAGCTTTCCTTCTGACTTCCCCCTGTGGAGCCAGCCTTTCCCAACACCAGACCACCACACCACATCCAGGCATTGCCCTGGTCTTGTTTAATAACACAAAGCTGTTTTTTGCCTCCCAGTCCAGCATCGGGTCAGATTCTGCTCCTCGAACAAGGAAGGCAGGCGCAGGGTGATTAATGCGGACTCGTTTGCTTGCTGGCTGCATGCTGCCAAAGACGATGTCAGCTCCCAGGCATCTGGGGGAGAGCTGCCTCCTGTTCCCCAAGGCAGtcccccggcccccagccctTCGATCCCCTTTTTGGGAGCAtcccaggctggctggcagctccttgtgcagggatgctgggcacTGCTCAGGGGCGGTCATGTCCCCCATGGTCCCCCTGTAGGGACACCAGCCCTGCTTGAGGGGGCAAGGATGCAGCCCCGGCAGCCGTGTGCAGGGAGGATGGGCTGTGGTGGCAGTCAAGGACGGGCGTTGCACCATGTGCAAGCCCCCCACCAGCTACCAAAGAAGACTGGAAGGAAGGagtgggaagaaaattatttaaaaaaaatctttttttttttttttaataaaaaaaaaaagccctgggAAAAAGCCGCGTAGGGTCCTGGCACGTGAACAGAGTCTGTAAGTGGTCTTAAAAATTACCAATAAATAATCTTAACGGGAAACAGAAGGAGCAGAGCCGGGGCGTTCGTGGGTGTCTCGCAGCTCCCTGCGAGCATGGGAAAACTCGCTGGGTCCTGGCCCTTGTGCTGTGGGGacagccccttccctgggccACAGCATGGCCCTGGCTGTGGCCAGGACCCGCCTGGCTGGCGTCCATCCCACCCTGGCTGAGCACAGGTGAGGATGtggtccccagcacagccacgcTGGCGATGCCCATGGACGCAGGATGGCAGTGGGGATGAGGCATGGTGGGGGCCGTGGGGGTGCCAGTGCTGCcgctgccctgtgccccaggcTGGCCCGCTGGGGCAcggctgtgctgtgctgagccgAGCCGTGCTGAGCCGTGATCCCTTCCAGCTGTGCCGGCCCCAGGCGGCTGACGGGGCTGCGGGATCCTCTCCCTGCCAAGTCATCGAGGTGTCAGCCAAGAGTTAGCAGGGAAAACGCCAAGCAGCCGACAAGCCGGCCAACCCATCAtccccagccttcctcctcgTCCTCGGCTGCAGcgtgctgcccagccccccgccAGAGCCCTGAGCCCCCGGCCCACCCCAGCAGGGTCTCCTCTTAGCACGCGGCCTGCCTTCACCCCAGTCGTgcccctgggacccccctcTGCCCACTCCCAGGGTGTCACCCCCATCCCGGCCCCTCCACCTGGGGCATGCATCCCCCTCCTCTGGGCCTGTCTGGAAAGGGACGATCCCCCCTCCCCGAActttccagctctctgcagagcGGGAACAATCGTAGCCTTTGTCTTCCCTTAATCTCTTGGTTAGGAATtaaaagggggggaaaaacccagcagcacaAAAGGCTCTTTTGcatgggctgggaggggggaagtgcagggtgcaggcaggtcttgcctccccccgccccgcccccccccccccttacccCCCCAATCCCAGTCTGGTCACCACAGTCCCCAAGggccaccccatcccatcctcaCCACCCCAGGACATCCCCATAGTGTCACCCAAGGGCTGGTGGCTCGGGGAGCGTCAcctgctcccctcagccccccgaAGTTCCTTGCCCACCGGCTGCCCTGGGAGTGGGGAGGCTCGCGCAAGGCTTGTGCCCGCATGGGGCCAAGTGCCTCCCGCTTGCTGCCACGGACCCACTTTTACACACACAAGCACCCCACACATACCCACCcccccagagcagggctgcccaccACCCAGAGCCACCCCAAGAACCACGCAGGCACTGCAGACCTCCATAAAATtccttaaataatttaattgaaaaaaagtctttccgttaaaaaatatttttacaaatgcacGCTCGCATTaatttcccttgctgctgtttttcactgttgcttttctttcacaatTGAACACGACTTTCCCCCTGTACACATCTGTATGCAGAGGGAGGTGGCAGGTATGGCACGTGAAGAGCCGCTGGGTGCAGCCCTGGGTGCAAACCAGGCAGTGGGAGGGGGGCACGAGGCTGGGGGAGACCTGGGGCCGAGGCTGGGAGATGCTGCGTCCTGCCCCATGGAAGCAGGGTGGGCATGGAGGAGGCTGGGAGAAGGGGTTGGTTGTGGgtttgctgtttaaaatgagCAGACCTCCCCCAAAGCAAAGCCAGGCCAGGGTGGAGGGTTGAGGTGGGGATGTTGGGGATGCAGCGGGATGGGTGGGACCCCAAaccttgcagcagcagggacagggggaGCAAGggtggcaggggcagcccctgAGACCACCAGTGCTTCAGGCTGGGGTACTGAAGGCAGTTGAAAGCCAAAAATGGGTTCTGGCATATATTTGGCTGTCTGCTCTTAAAAGCCTCACAAGCCCAGGTTGCTTTGCCTGACCTGGCAGAGGGAAGAGGtctgcccagcactgctgtttGGGGTCCCACCATGGCGGGGGGCAAGGAGCATCCAGGGTGGGGGGcaagctggagcaggcagggatgggaaaCACCAGCAGAACCGGGCTGTGGTGCCGCTGGCAGCCGCATCCCCAACACATCCCGTAGCAGAGGATGGCGGGTGCGCGCGGCCCGTCCCCGGGCGCAGgacctgctgccagctgccatcCCAGACTTGTTTACTGTTCCCTGGGGAGAAGGACGGGGTTAATGAGAAACCCAAGGGCAGGCGAATttcaaggaaagggaaaaaatagcacCTGCTAggtcagcctggggaggaggggagcagggtggaGCACAGGGGTGCACCCCCTCATTTTGGGGAGCACCCACTTGCCCCTCTGTACCGCCAGCAAAGCACCCCTGTAAGTGAGCCCACTGGgtgtgctgcagccacagggatGTTAGGACCCAAAAACTGCCAGCATGAGCGACCGGGGGTCCCACTTAGCTACTAGGGAGCAATTCCCcctgggctgagggcacagaGACCCCCAGTCCCGCTCTCCCAGGGACAGCAGCCCCTAGGGGGTTACcttgcctgcagctgggccGGCTGCCTTGGCACGCTCCCACCCGGCTCAGTAGCTGCCAATTCATGGAGAAGAGGAACGAGGCCAGTGGTCCAGGGGTGCCCTTGGCTGCTGCAatgctcctgcctggggagagcagaggacCTGCACTCTGGGGAGAagccctggggctgtggggacatggggacaccccGGCCCTGGGGCGGGCAGTGAGCACAGCTGCTCCCCCACTCTTCGCACACCGGGTTCGGTTCCCACAGTTCCAGCTTGACTCAGGGAGGCGATGGGGGCGGGGAAAAAAGATGAGCATCTCTGAGTGCATTAGATGGAGTTTCACAGCTGGCTCTGCCCTCGCTGGGACTCAAACCCTCCACCCTACGCACCCGCAGAGGGGCATGTGCCGGgtgcccaggcactgcagggtgGGCACAGCACCACTGCCCACAGCACCACTGCCTGGCCTGACCCCGCGGGACCACTTGGGTACACgacagcaagagaaagcaggagcagaaagggGCTGAAagccagcctggggctggccaGGAAGAGGAGGACGACTCTGGTGGGCAGCAAAGCCACAGGCAGCTGGGCCCATCCAGTGAGAGCGCGATCGAGCAAAGGAAACTCCGGTAAAATTCTTATTGCCTTTATTCTGCCCATTGCCTCACACAGTCCTGCCGGCCAGCACACACCCACGCACGCATGCACACACTCACGCACACTCAGGCACGCTGGGAGTCTCTCCCTCGGCTTGGAGGAACCGGGCTGCAGTGAATCCTCAGGGAAAGGTGAGTCTTTTGGCAGCAATCACAGCGTGTGTCAGGAGCGGGGTGGCCGCGCCGGCAGCACCCGCTCCTTCTGCATAAaagaggaggctgggggaggcCGGGCCTCGCCCCtggcgcagcccccgccccagccccgctctcCGGCCCCTCGTGGGGAGCGCGGCTGCCGTGGGTCCGGGGGCAGAGGGTCCCTGTGCAAACGTGCTGACGGCCTCGCTCTGCAGTCCAGAGCCGGCCAGGAGAACCAAGAGGGTAAGAGATGCGGAGCTGGGCGCCTggtccccctccctcccctttctgctccctcttttttttttttttaataaatctctttttttttcttttttttttttttcttttttttcctaactccCTGCATAGTAAATTGGGTTCGGGTTCTGGCGTGCAAAGCCAAGAAAGGGAGCGAAGCCTTCCCTTTGGACATGTTCCAGTGCAGACCCTCGGGCGGAGGGGCCgccagggctggaggagtgATTGTCTGGGGCCAATGGCACCGGCCCTGTCGCCGACTCGGCCTCCCCCGGCTGCTTCCACGCAGGGATCAGAGTTAGGGAAGGCTTCGGACATGTCTGACAGACTCAGCAAACGGGTCAACAGTCTGTGGCCTCGAGGACGGGGGGGGAAGTGAGGACTTGGGGGGAAAGTTGGGTGAAAAGAAATCCAAGAAGCAGAACAACTCTTCAAACCGATGAGCACCGAGACATGGCGGGAAGCGGGATGTGCCATCTCTGTCCCATAATCCATCTTCAATATGAAGATGCGTTGCTGCCTCGCCGCTCCAGGACACAGGACGAAAAGCTGGGCTCCCTCTCGGCACGAGTGCCTCTGATCCAGGGAAGGGCGGCCCGTCCTGTCCCGTCCCAGGCGACCGTCCGAGGCAGAGGAGCGCCGTGTGAAGGGGGAAACGGGAAGCCGGGCTGCACCGCAAACTGAACCTGGTTGGCAGGTTCCCTCGGTCCGTTCCAATGCAGAGTCCCCTGTGGTCAAACCTGCACTGGGAGTGTCTGGTTCATCTGCAGCCTCATGTCCTGAATGCTGCTCAGAATCTTCTTCTGGTGCCCTGCTAGCGTCACCCCTATCCTCAGCAGGTCTCTGCAAGAAGAAGGTGAAGACTCAGCCCCCTGCTAGCAGCAATACCAGCACATGGCCCTGCCCCAACTAGCTGCTGCCAAGGGACCCATCCATCTTCATTACAGCCCTCTGCCAAGCTCCAGTGTCCCTCTAACTCCACAAGGGAGTGAACACGGCATCCCAGATCTTAACTCACTTGGGAAAACCCCATGCACAACTAAGCCCTCcacaggaggagctggtggcCAGAAAGGCGAGGGACAAGGAACAAcatgcagcagccccagccttctccctcccctgcaaACAGGGACTTACTCCGCAGTCATTTGCGCCACCAGGTCGAAGGAGGCAAAGCCGGCATTGACAAAATTCTCCTTGTACCGTCCCATTTTGATGGCATCCAGCCAGTCTCCCACGGTGGTGAAGGTGGTGTAATCCGGGACGGTGCGGTCCAGGAGTGGCTGGGAGATGCTAAAGGGCAAGAGAGACACATGTCACAGGGAGCAGGGGACAGAGAGGTGTAACTGGAAGCAGGGGAGATTTCTTATCTCTGCCCTCCCACATCTTCAGTCCCAACCACTCTAGTATTTCCTGAGCTTGGGCGAAGCCCTGGCTGGAGGTGGTGATGCCACTGACCCAGACTGGACGCTGGCGATGACTTTCAGGCTGGCAGCATTGCGGATGAGCTTGTCTAGTGTATTGACGATCTGTGCAAACTTGGGCCGCAGGTTGCGGTCCCGCACCCAGCAGTCCAGCAtcagctggtgcagcgctgtggggCAGTCCATGGGAGGTGGCAGGCGGTAATCCTGCTCCACGGCGTTGATCACCTGCAGAGAGACGtgcagaggcaggctgtgaGCCATGTATGCTCCCACGGGCAacccacagctccctgctccccagggagcacTTACGTCCTGGTTGGACATGTCCCAGTAAGGTCGCTCCCCGTAGGACATCACTTCCCACATGACAATGCCATAGCTCCACACGTCACTGGCTGAAGTGAATTTGCGGTAGGCAATGGCCTCAGGAGCTGTCCATCTGATTGGGATCTTGCCCCCCTGCACAGATACACAGCTCCATTATTTAGCGCATACCTGAGGtgtctcccccatccccagaTTGGTGGATCCCCCCAGAGCGTTCCATACCAGGGAGCTGGTGTAGGTGGGGTCAGCTGGGTCATCCTCCAGAAAGCGAGAGAGCCCGAAGTCGGACACTTTGCAGACCAAGTTGCTGTTGACCAGGATGTTGCGGGCAGCCAGATCCCGGTGCACATAGTTCATCTCTGAAAGGTACTTCATGCCAGCGGCGATGCCTCGCAGCATTCCCACCAGCTGAATGACTGTGAACTGCCCATCGTTCAGCTGCCAGAGGAGAGATCAGAGGGGTTTGCAACACCCCAAAAGGATTGGGGAAGGATCCCAACGTGCTACCACCTCCTCCCTACAGCcacccctcttcccccaccccacgATGCCTACGTACAGCTTGGCTCTGGGGATGCCAGCACTACACAGAGAGGGCTCAGAGCTGCCATCCTTCatgtgctgcagcccccagcccagggcaggaggggatggaCACTCACCCGGAGGAAGGAGTCAAGCGCgcagttctccatgaactcAGTGATGATCATGACGGGGCGGCTCTTGGTCACCACACCCTCCAGGTGGATGATGTTGGGGTGGTCAAACTGGCCCATGATGCTGGCCTCGCTCAGGAAGTCCCGCCGCTGCCGCTCTGTGTAGCCCACCTTCAGTGTCTTGATTGCCACAAAGATCTCACGGCGGCCAGGCAGCTTCAGACGCCCGCGGCACACCTCACCAAACTCCCCTGtggtggggaaagggagaaaggggtGGCACAGTGAGCCATGTGACAGGGCAGCAGTCTCAGTAGCTGCTGTGCCCAGGCCTGGGACTTGCCTGCTCCAATGACCTCCTCAATTTTGACACAGGAGATGTCAATCTCTTTGGCAAATTCCCGGACAGCTTCATTGGGGTCCTCATAGGTGAAGGGATCAATGTAGACCTTCATCCCAGGGGTGACTGCAAAGGCAGAGGCATCATCACCAGGAGGGATGCAACATGGGTGACAGATGCCAAGCCAGGTTGGCTGGCTGTCAGCCCATCCCTCCTGGTCCCTGGCTGGCGAAGGCTGCCCCTTCACTTGCGCACAGGGCAGGAATTGGgagagggcaggcagagcccacTTGCTGGGCTCTCACACTCACCGTATTGCTGCAGCTTCTCCGTGTACTCGGGGTCCGTGCTGTTGCGTTGCTTCCTGCCCAAAGGAGACGAGAGGAGGTGTTCAGTAACCATCCCTTTCCTGATGGGGCAAAGACATTCACTGCCAGCTTCCAAATCCCAGCACAGACAGCCCATGCCAGAGAGCTTCCCCTCTGGCAGCCTGCAAGCAGagccacccctccaccccccgTGCAATGGGAGAAGATGGCCTAGTTGTACTGAGAGAGGACGGCAGGAGCCtgggcagagccccagctggtgctggggaagcagggatGCACAGTCCTCCCACAGGACCCATGCTCTGGTACCCACGTGCAGCAGGTCCAGTCCTTCGCTCTCAGTCTGGAGCTGTCAGAGCTCTACCCACAGGCATGGGGCAAAGCTCTGGGGCAGATGCGAGCAATGCCCAAACCCAGTGCTGACCCCCCAGTACCTGAAGCAGACGATAGCGATGATCACCACAACGATGACGAATAGCAGCCCCGCAGTGGCCGAACCCACGATCAGAGGCAACTCCTGGAAAGTCTTGCTGGTGGAGCCTGACAGAGGGGGAGGCAGGAATCAAAGTCAAGCTGAGGAAGGAGCAAGCACAGGAGGGCTGGGAGATGGAGGCAGCCCAGTCCTGGTACCTACCGTCCTCTGCAGTTGTCTGAAACTCCATGGGGAGGCTGTAGCGGCCATAGCCAGCCACTGTGCGTGCCCGGACCTGCACCATGTACCGAGCGTTGGCCTTCAGCCCGTCCAGCCGCACTGAGTTCTTCTGGCTGGTGACTGTGTTGGCAATGCCATCGCTCTGGCCTTGCTGTAGGGGAGACACGTGGGTGTCACCGTTGTGAAGCAATCCCCCTGTTGCTGGCTCCCACATCCCCCAAGCACTATCTGCACAGGGACCCCCTTTGCCATGGTGCTGACAGCCAGCCggaagggctggaggagggaaaaggctgctcagcctcctgcttTACCTTCTCCGAGTACTTGATCTCATAGTCAAGAATGATGCCATTCGGTCTCTCTGGGGGAGTCCACGACAGCGTCATGctgttcccagtgctgctgtgcaggtgcATCGTAGGCACGGGAGACGGGGCTAGGAAAGAGGACAGAGGAGGAATGAGCCATCTGTGCCAGGCTTCCCTCTCCACCATCCTGCACCAGTGTAGGGGGCTCTCTGCCTGGGATCTCCTCGTATAACCTCTGTGGAAAGGCACGGAACAGCTTTACCACTGGCCTCCCACAAGTCTCCACGGGGAGGTGCGATCTCAACATCTTGCACTTAAGGTGACGAGGGACCCAGGGGGAGCCTCAGAAATAGCACCAAGGTAACATTTCACCCCACGTCTAGCTGCAACCTGGCCTGGGAAAGGGCCCTGCCAGCCCAAACTGgggctccctcccctccactcCCCAGGAGCTCTGTGCACCACCCCACCAACGAGACCCATGAAATCAGATCAGAGCACGGCGGCTGGAGATTACCAGCATGCTGGAGCCAGGCCagagtgggaggaaggagggaatgGCAGAGCACTCGGCTGGCTGCGAAGATTtgggctggtgctgagcctTCCCAGGCCCACAGGGGAGAAATCtcatttccttcctcctcccttcacAGCAGGCACAACGTCTCTTGGGTAGGTCTAGAAGATCCAGAGCTCTCCGGAGCATCTGCCAACCCTGCCCTTCTCTGCTTGCACGTGTTCTGATCTCATCTCCTCCAGGGACACGCGTTAAACGGAGAGAATTTACCCAGGGGATTAGATGCAGGCGCAGAGAGCCAGTAACGCGGCAGCACAAAGGACTGCAGCCTCCAAGGCTGTCAGCAAGAAATCCCCACTCCGCTCTGCAGCGGAGAGCTAGCTCCTGCTCTCTGGCAGCTCCACTGACCTGCCTGGTTGGTGGTGATGTTGACAGAGGCAAAATGAGGAGGGTAGGGGCTCTTGTTGGAGATGCCGTTCACAGCCTGGATCTCAAAGGTGTACTGGGTATGGGCCATCAGGTTGCTGATGTAGATGCGACGCTCAGTGAGGCCAAGTTGGCGCGGCACGAACTCCACGTTGTCATCACAGCGGGTGCACAGGCGCCGCTCAACGCTGCACTTCTTGCAGATGACGTTGTAGAGCAGGTCATCCCGGCCGCCCGTGTCCTGTGGCTCGCTCCACTCCAGCACCAGTGATGTCTCATTCACATTGGAGATGACACTgcggggggcagaggggacGCCTGCGGGGGGAATGAAGTGGTCAGGGATGGTGTGCCTCCATGCCTGGCTCACCTCTGTCGCAGGCACAGCacactccccctgccccagatATGGACCCCCACCACCTCCACAGCTCCCCTCCCCTCATCACCCAGGGCAGGACTCACTGGTGCAGGCACTGTCTGCAGGGTCTGTATCTGCCCGGAAAAAGCCATTTCGACAAGTGCAGACTGTAGCTGCTCCAGAGGTGGTCCGGCTgttgggagggcagggagagcagggaccTTCCCCCTGCTTAGACTTGAAGGTTCCTGGGCCACatgctggggaaagggaaaacaactCGAGTTATTAAGTGCACCCAGAAAACATCCACTACCCCCTCCAAGGCTGGGCAGATGTTTCTTTGCTGCCCTGCCAGACCTCCCCAATCAGTGGCTTGAGGACCACAGGCCACCTACAAGCCTTTCCATCGCTGTCAGCTGTGCCCAGGAACGCAATGCCCCTGGCCAGGCAGGGTGGGCAagagcaggctgccagcacagggcaggggcaCTCGCTAGcgcaggcacagctctgccccggggcagctgtgctccagcagcagagccgGGGCAGTCAGAGATGGGAAAGAGCTGGTCACCACCAGCAGTGTGGGGCTCAGGGCAGTTTCAGCCAGGAGAGCACACcctcagttttgtttcttcactgCACCTCCCCAGCTGTCTTCCAGGCCCAGCACCCTCCATAGGGCCAGCACCCCATTCTCTGGGGAAATaaggctgggaaggaaaggaaccctcagccctgcccacagcagcccctgtgAGAGGCCTCTGTCGCCCAAAATGCAGCCACTCAGCCCCAAACCTTCTGCCTTGGGCTCTTCAGCCACTTCTCAGCCCCAGGGGTGGTGGCACCTCCTGGGGCCAGCTCAAGTGGAGCACTGAGCGAGATTAAAACATTCCTGCAGGTCCTTGGCtaaagagctgcttcagcatcGCTGCCATCTCCTCCCCCCGCTTCCGTTCAGGGTCCTTCGAGGAGCCACAAGTCCTGGGATCCGGCCCAGTTGGCACCGCCGGGTGTTTAGTTGTAACGAGGGGCATATGAAAGGATTAACAGCACTTGAGttgaggagcagagcagcctcGGGAACCTGACCCACACCTTGAAATAGCCTTATTTATTGCAGTGTTGCCCCAGAGAAGTGGGTCTTGTGCTCTGCACTCGTAGCGGATGAAGCGGCGAGAGACCCACTGGCACGGCTCTGCTTTGGCATCACCGGGTTTgtcacagccagggcagcatcAGCACCGAGGCC from Falco rusticolus isolate bFalRus1 chromosome 13, bFalRus1.pri, whole genome shotgun sequence harbors:
- the EPHB3 gene encoding ephrin type-B receptor 3 isoform X1, which codes for MAAARPGAPPPPPPLLPLLLLLLLPGGRRALEETLMDTKWVTSELAWTTHPETGWEEVSGYDEAMNPIRTYQVCNVREANQNNWLRTKFIQRQDVQRVYVELKFTVRDCNSIPNIPGSCKETFNLFYYESDTDSASANSPFWMENPYIKVDTIAPDESFSKLESGRVNTKVRSFGPLSKNGFYLAFQDLGACMSLISVRAFYKKCSNTIAGFAIFPETLTGAEPTSLVIAPGTCIPNAVEVSVPLKLYCNGDGEWMVPVGACTCAAGYEPTMKDTQCQACGPGTFKSKQGEGPCSPCPPNSRTTSGAATVCTCRNGFFRADTDPADSACTSVPSAPRSVISNVNETSLVLEWSEPQDTGGRDDLLYNVICKKCSVERRLCTRCDDNVEFVPRQLGLTERRIYISNLMAHTQYTFEIQAVNGISNKSPYPPHFASVNITTNQAAPSPVPTMHLHSSTGNSMTLSWTPPERPNGIILDYEIKYSEKQGQSDGIANTVTSQKNSVRLDGLKANARYMVQVRARTVAGYGRYSLPMEFQTTAEDGSTSKTFQELPLIVGSATAGLLFVIVVVIIAIVCFRKGMVTEHLLSSPLGRKQRNSTDPEYTEKLQQYVTPGMKVYIDPFTYEDPNEAVREFAKEIDISCVKIEEVIGAGEFGEVCRGRLKLPGRREIFVAIKTLKVGYTERQRRDFLSEASIMGQFDHPNIIHLEGVVTKSRPVMIITEFMENCALDSFLRLNDGQFTVIQLVGMLRGIAAGMKYLSEMNYVHRDLAARNILVNSNLVCKVSDFGLSRFLEDDPADPTYTSSLGGKIPIRWTAPEAIAYRKFTSASDVWSYGIVMWEVMSYGERPYWDMSNQDVINAVEQDYRLPPPMDCPTALHQLMLDCWVRDRNLRPKFAQIVNTLDKLIRNAASLKVIASVQSGISQPLLDRTVPDYTTFTTVGDWLDAIKMGRYKENFVNAGFASFDLVAQMTAEDLLRIGVTLAGHQKKILSSIQDMRLQMNQTLPVQV
- the EPHB3 gene encoding ephrin type-B receptor 3 isoform X2, producing MAAARPGAPPPPPPLLPLLLLLLLPGGRRALEETLMDTKWVTSELAWTTHPETGWEEVSGYDEAMNPIRTYQVCNVREANQNNWLRTKFIQRQDVQRVYVELKFTVRDCNSIPNIPGSCKETFNLFYYESDTDSASANSPFWMENPYIKVDTIAPDESFSKLESGRVNTKVRSFGPLSKNGFYLAFQDLGACMSLISVRAFYKKCSNTIAGFAIFPETLTGAEPTSLVIAPGTCIPNAVEVSVPLKLYCNGDGEWMVPVGACTCAAGYEPTMKDTQCQACGPGTFKSKQGEGPCSPCPPNSRTTSGAATVCTCRNGFFRADTDPADSACTSVPSAPRSVISNVNETSLVLEWSEPQDTGGRDDLLYNVICKKCSVERRLCTRCDDNVEFVPRQLGLTERRIYISNLMAHTQYTFEIQAVNGISNKSPYPPHFASVNITTNQAAPSPVPTMHLHSSTGNSMTLSWTPPERPNGIILDYEIKYSEKQGQSDGIANTVTSQKNSVRLDGLKANARYMVQVRARTVAGYGRYSLPMEFQTTAEDGSTSKTFQELPLIVGSATAGLLFVIVVVIIAIVCFRKQRNSTDPEYTEKLQQYVTPGMKVYIDPFTYEDPNEAVREFAKEIDISCVKIEEVIGAGEFGEVCRGRLKLPGRREIFVAIKTLKVGYTERQRRDFLSEASIMGQFDHPNIIHLEGVVTKSRPVMIITEFMENCALDSFLRLNDGQFTVIQLVGMLRGIAAGMKYLSEMNYVHRDLAARNILVNSNLVCKVSDFGLSRFLEDDPADPTYTSSLGGKIPIRWTAPEAIAYRKFTSASDVWSYGIVMWEVMSYGERPYWDMSNQDVINAVEQDYRLPPPMDCPTALHQLMLDCWVRDRNLRPKFAQIVNTLDKLIRNAASLKVIASVQSGISQPLLDRTVPDYTTFTTVGDWLDAIKMGRYKENFVNAGFASFDLVAQMTAEDLLRIGVTLAGHQKKILSSIQDMRLQMNQTLPVQV